In Asterias rubens chromosome 17, eAstRub1.3, whole genome shotgun sequence, the genomic window TGCTATTCTTTTTCCGTTCGATACGTTTTACTGTTTGATAGAACCTATTTGGTTTATCGAAACacctgttattttatataccgTGATTTCACTCATAGCGCCTTCCACATTTTGATCATTATGTGATTGAACTATTTCTGATTAGTATTTATTATATACTTTGTTATTGGTATGTTCctacatttttgctaagcaataccaTGGCAATACGTAACTTTAGTTGTGCTGGACAAGCATTGTCCTTAGATAACCCCTTTTCACACTTGAAGATGTCCGAGCACATTCCTTTCCATTTAAGTAGGCTAGACGACTGTTTGCTGTTATGCACGTAAACAGTTGTGACCTTTGATCTGGATTGACCACTATCGTGTTTTACACATACACGCACAGAAGTTTCTTATCATTCCCTTATGTTTAAGTTTCATGAAGGTTATCAGTACGCACTGGAAGAGTGTtcgttttatattttgttgtatgttcTTGATATTTGTGTAAGTCATAGTTGAATTAGTTTATGATGAGTTAAGACTTTTAACAGAGCGAAAATCGGCCTAATGCAAGGAAGACTTCTTGAAAGTGTTTAGATAGTTACACTTTGCGtagattttgtttggaacatttGTTACTTCCCTAAGTACGTTCCTAAACCCCCTTCTTGCATCTTTACCACGTGCTCTGTTGATACAGACTAGCCCACAGGCCTCGCTTGGGAAGTTGACCCGGTTCAACTTTTCGCCAGTCCCGCTCTCAACCCCCTTCGTCGTCTTCCTGGAATTCGTCAGAGTCACTTCTTGGACTTCGGAGCCAATCTGATGTCGACCTCCCAAGACAGAGTCTCTGCCAAGTCCAGTTGAAGCGCGGAACCAGCTAAGACCTATTATATATCATTGTGTATTTTCGTTGCCATTAACTGCTTCAGTATTTATTATTGCTGTTTCATTTTACAAACCTGCGATTGTTAATATTTCCTCAGACTCATATATGGTtgagtatttttacttgttgttTCACCTTGGTGAATTGCCGTTCAAATATCATTTCGCACAGTTGTGAACCGTTGATAATACTGAAGGAGTTAATATGATTTTGAACCATTGccttattgattgtttttataactGAATGGATTGTGTTGTATTTGTTGAATCCTTGATATTGAGATATTGAGataattttcataataataataactataattgAGAGAGAAGAGAATCTAACTAAATTGCTgtctgttgtgttttctttcttagcaAACATTCCGATATTCTTAATCGAACCACGTCGTAGGCTcttgattatttaaaagaggTAAAAAACCTGTGACACATGTCTGTACGATTGGTGCGCCTGCCCATTGCAAGATAAATGCCTCTGTGATGTTCTCTCAGCTTATGCACACAAAGCAAGGAAAAAAGGAATCACGTAAGATTGGCAGAGAGAAAATGATTGTGGTGAGTAAAATCCCCCaggcgtgacacttgtgtccttaagcgagacacttaaccattgcttcgtccttcggatgcgacgtaaagctgttggtcccatgtgttgtgaaatgcatataacagaacccagtgcacttagatttatttgaaatgacccgggtTCTGGCTCGTTTCAGATGAcctggaatccgggtcatttcagatgacccggattctgggtcaatacaatttgacccggattccgggtcattttatgtgacccggattccgggttaAATTGTTTTGACCCGGACTCCGGGTCAAACtgttttgacccggattccgggtcatcggaaatgacccggattccgggtcatctgaaatgacccggattccgggttatctgaaatgacccggattccgggtcatctgaaatgacccggattccgggtcatctgaaatgacccggattccgggtcatctggaatgacccggattccgggtcatctgaaatgacccggattccgggtcatctgaaatgacccggattccgggtcatctgaaatgacctggattccgggtcatctgaaatgaccaggattccgggtcatctgaAATGACCAGGAATCCGGGTAATTTCAAATAAATCTAGAAAAATTagaaaattctcaataaatcaataaaatgtttgttgttaacccagtctcaactgatcaaatgtcttcagtagtccgttctgtatcatttggaacaaTAAAATCAGCGGAAATTTGTTGAActcaattttgattttttttttttacaagcttctgCTCATCAAAACTAGCAATAAGACACTTCAGATGCTTAACATACAACACAAACGGTGACTAAAAGAAAGTGTGTTTATCTTTTAATATCTGCAGAGTGATGTGTCATCGCCAGCTCATGCCTTAATAGACTCGGAGCCATTCTATAATGCATGTCTGTACGATTGGTGCGCCTGCCCATTGCAAGATATATGCCTCTGTGATATTCTCTCAGCTTATGCACACGAAGCAAGGAAAAAAGGAATCACGTTAGATTGGCAGAGAGAACCGGTTGTGAAATGCATATAACAGAACCCACCAGTGCACTTAGAtttatttgaaatgacccgggtTCTGGCTCGTTTCAGATGACCTGGACTCCGGGTCAAAttgttttgacccggattccgggtcatctgaaatgacccggattccgggtcatctggaatgacccggattccgggtcatctggaatgacccggattccgggtcatctggaatgacccggattccgggtcatctggaatgacccggattccgggtcatctggaatgacccggattccgggtcatctggaatgacccggattccgggtcatctggaatgacccggattccgggtcatctggaatgacccggattccgggtcatctggaatgacccggattccgggtcatctggaatgacccggattccgggtcatctggaatgacccggattccgggtcatctggaatgacccggattccgggtcatctggaatgacccggattccgggtcatctggaatgacccggattccgggtcatctggaatgacccggattccgggtcatctggaatgacccggattccgggtcatctggaatgacccggattccgggtcatctggaatgacccggattccgggtcatctggaatgacccggattccgggtcatctggaatgacccggattccgggtcatctggaatgacccgggttccgggtcatctggaatgacccgggttccgggtcatctggaatgacccgggttccgggtcatctggaatgacccggattccgggtcatctggaatgacccgggttccgggtcatctggaatgacccggattccgggtcatctggaatgacccgggttccgggtcatctggaatgacccggattccgggtcatctggaatgacccgggttccgggtcatctggaatgacccggattccgggtcatctggaatgacccgggttccgggtcatctggaatgacccggattccgggtcatctggaatgacccgggttccgggtcatctggaatgacccggattccgggtcatctggaatgacccgggttccgggtcatctggaatgacccggattccgggtcatctggaatgacccgggttccgggtcatctggaatgacccggattccgggtcatctggaatgacccgggttccgggtcatctggaatgacccggattccgggtcatctgaaatgacccggattccgggtcatctgaaatgacccggattccgggtcatctgaaatgaccaggattccgggtcatctgaAATGACCAGGAATCCGGGTAATTTCAAATAAATCTAGAAAAATTagaaaattctcaataaatcaaaaaaatgtttgttgttaacccagtctcaactgatcaaatgtcttcagtagtccgttctgtatcatttggaacaaTAAAATCAGCGGAAATTTGTTGAACtcagttttgattttttttttttacaagcttctgCTCATCAAAACTAGCAATAAGACACTTCAGATGCTTAACATACAACACAAACGGTGACTAAAAGAAAGTGTGTTTATCTTTTAATATCTGCAGAGTGATGTGTCATTGCCAGCCCATGCCTTAATAGACCCGGAGCCATTCTATAATGCATGTCTGTACGATTGGTGCACCTGCCCAATGCAAGATAAATGCCTCTATGATGTTCTCTCAGCTTATGCACTTGGAGCAAGGGAAAAAGGAATCACGTTAGATTGGCAGAGAGAAAATGATTGTGGTGGGTAAAATCCCCCAGGCGTGACACTTGGGTCCTTAAgtgagacacttaaccattgcgtCGTCCTTCTGATgcgacgtaaagccgttggtcccatgtgttgttgtCGCATGTaagagaacccagtgcacttagatttatttgaaatgacccggattctggCTCGTTTCAGATGACCCTGATTCAGGGTCAAAACAATTTGACCCGGAAGCCGGGTCATTTCATATGActcggaatccgggtcatttcagatgaaccggaatccgggtcaaaacaaTTTGACCCGGAAGCCGGGTCATTTCATATAAATCtagaaaaatttgaaaattctcaataaatcaaaaaaatgttggttgttaacccagtctcaactgatcaaatgtcttcagtagtccgttctgtatcatttggaacaaTAAAATCAGCGGCAATTTGTTGACctcaattttgattttttagCAGCCCTAAAATCTTTATATAAATGTAACAACAAGATTTTAGGGCTGTTTACTGCTCACTACAACTtcatgttattttttctttactCCATAGGTCTATGttgttgtcaatatttttatgGACGTATGGAAATAAATGAGTATTAGACATTAGTTGAATTGAACTCCATGTACAGCTTACAAaatactgtacaatgtacaataaggccgacaaaaatacaaacaatgagATACACACATGGGAGTCAATGAACAAGTCACACCACAAGAAAAGGCAACagatataattttaaaaattgaaaagatACAAAGATTCGAAGataatgtcttttaaaaaagaaatgctTTGAGTTGAGTTGCTGACTGCAATTATTAAGAATTGAATGATGTCTTATTTTTTTCCTGCAGCCATTTCTTGTCCGAGAGGAGCCTACTATGCAGAATGCACCCCGCCGTGTGAAGTTActtgtcaatcaatcaattcacAAGAGGCTCAAGAATGTGTACAATCACAATGTGTACCTGGATGTAAATGCCCCGCTGGAATGGTGCTACATGACTTTGAATGTATTAGTATAAGTGACTGCCCTGAACAATGAATGCAACAGTCATCCACTGGGTATAAATGGGATACAGTGGgagttattaaaggcactgtacacatttggtaattgtcaaagactagtgttctcacttggtgtatcccatcataagcataaaataacaagcctgtgaaaatttgggctcaattggtcatcgaagttacgagaaaattatgaaagaaaaaacacccttgtcacacgaagttgtgtgctttctgatgcttgatttcgagacctcaaattctaaacttgaagtctcgaaatcaaattcgcggaaaattacttctttctcaagaactacatcacttcagagggagctgtttctcataatgttttgttctatcaacctctccccattacttgtaatcaagaataGTTTTAcgatgataactattttgagtaattaccagtagtgtcccctgcctttaatgATTTAGCCATTCACCAATTGGGGAAAAATGGGATACAGTGGGATTTATCAATGACTTTAGCCTTCACCAATTGGGTATAAATGGGATACAGTGCAGTTATCAATGACTTTAGCATCGGGTAAAAATGGGATACAGTGGGAGTTATGAATGACTTAGGCATTCACACACTAGGTACAACTGGGAAACAGTGGAAGTTATCAATAGGTAACTACAGGGTGTGTTTGTGAAACTACCAGTTTGATGATAGTATATAGCTCAAGTTCCATGGGGTACTCTGGGAGACCCACTGGGGATGTAGTGGGTACACCTGGGTGACACTGGGTATAAATATATGTAATGAATATACCATACATCTGGTTCACATTGGGAATCACTGGGGATGTAGTGGGTATCCTGGTTGACACTGGGTATAAATATATGTAATGAATATACCATACATCTGGTTCACACTAGGAACCACTGGGGATGTAGTGGGTACATCTGGGTGACACTGGGTATAGAAATGTAGTGAATATACCATACATCTGGTTCACATTGGGAACCACTGGGGATGTAGTGGGTACATCTGGTTGACACTGGGTATAGAAATGTAGTGAATATACCATACATCTGGTTCACATTGGGAACCACTGGGGATGTAGTGGGTACATCTGGGTATAAATACATGAAGTCTATACCTGGTGTATATTGGGACTTATTTATGACTGTTGGAGGAGAAAGGTCTTTGAAGGATGTTTGTTGTAATATTTAGAATTAAATGGATTTATTCCTAGCTGTGGTTTAATTTGATTGGATCTTAAATCCTCATCATGGTGCACAGATGaacctgtttaaaaaaaaactttttaatttttatattgaACAATATCATGTAAAATGTATAGGTACTGCAGTGTATAGTATTGGGAGGTTTATTTTCAACCGTGTTTTTTAAAGAGGCTtatagaagttttttttttttgagaagtcGACTGTTGAgtaatttacctttttttatcaatattgttctcaaaatgtttaaatttatcCAGATTGACTGTTGGTGAACTAATGTTATCTTTGGTAAAGTTGTAAATGACTGTTCCAAAGATCTGAAATTTTTGATATTTCATGTTTGTTCATTCATCTTGACTACTGACATATCATTCATTGTCGATGTTTCTGTATACTGGCCAGGAACTACCTCAAAATATGTTCTTTGTTCTTATTGAACACTTCAAAAACTTCttatatttcatttgaaaatctaGAACAACATCAATAATGTTCAGTATTTTCCAGGACAATTGTAGCAACTGCACCTTGATTCCCAATGTAGAAGACaacttatcattattattattattattattatttattcggccatttcATCAATAACAACGACAATTTATGtacatttaattgcaaataggattatagtaaaaggaaaacaaaattaagaaatatGTTGAACAGAACTACCCGTAGGCATACATGCTAAATAATTGCAActaaagcactggtcctgaatgaagaAGACTGACataaggtttggatacaacaagaaaCATGAGAAGAATAGATGAGAGAGTAGGGTAGATTGGGAAAGGACAGGAAAACAGGGTGGGAGAGGGAACAGCAGGGAACTACAATTAGGGACAGAGACGACCCATTTCAAGCTGGCCAGGATTAACAAAAGAGTACTTAAACCCTGTCACCCTAAAGTCTGAATGACATTTAATTAAATGACCGATACTgtctaaaaatcaaattgatAAGCAAATTTATGATTGTCTTGAGTGAGGTacacatgatttttttaatgtcGTTTTTATGTCTTATGTTGTATTTTGGGTGTTTGTAGTGCtttttgggtaaatttttataCCTGCTCCCTTGTGTAATATGAGTATGTTTAACtgaaatgctttttttctcaaattgaaATAGATTTATAGTAATAATTATTCTATTTTTACTCTTTGTATATATGCATCCGCAATTCGGCTTTTTGGCCgccatgtttgcatttttaataaaccaataataataataataataaataaaaagtgatgAAATCATGGAAGATTAGACTACAATCCAACTGTCAAAGTAAATTATTcaaacaaacctttaaaaacttTATGAAAACACACATTCTCCAAAATGCATCcttgtgaaacatttttttccccccataaCTTTCCTTGCATGATCTTTTGAGTTTCCATGTGGAAAACCTTTTGTTatctcttgttttgttttgttttgtcctgcaggcactggacacctttggtaattgtcaaagaccagtgttctcacttggtgtatcacatcaTAGGCagataacaagcctgtgaaaatttgggctcaattggtcatcaaagttgtgagaaatgatgaaagaaaaacacccttgttggaagaatttgtgtgctttcagttaaaaagacttctagctagaagtcttcttttattatttgagtgagaatatacttctttctcaaaaattaagtTACTTCATAAGGTTCGTTTCCTACAACGTAgactactatcaacagctctccaatgcttgttaccaagtcagtttttaggttaatacttgtttgagtaattaccaaacgtgtaccttccctttaagttggTCTCCATAAGGTATCTTAACTTAGCCCAGATGaattaaatcaattaaatttCATATCAAAAGTAAAATGTACAATGCTTTGAAGTTGGGTTATTATTCTCCCGCATATACATACAACTGTATCATATCATAATTTTATTAGTCATCTAGaactgtttgatttttttatcgTGTTGGTACAACTTAACTCCATTATTCATTTCAATGTTACTGTAAAACCCTATATTAAAATTTTAGTATTCTTTACAACATTAAATGATGATCGATTTTTAACCATTTTAGGTTTTAAACAAATCCATTAGTCTTGACATTCTTGTGTATTTGTTACGAGTTTCGCATGCTttcatttttttgggggggaccggacactattggtaattgtcttgaaagaccattcttctcacttggtgtttctcaacatacgTGTATGTACCATACGTGTATGTACTCAATCGGTTGTCAAGGtgtgagataatagtgaaagaaagttgtgtactttcagatgttgatttcgagacctcaaaatctaatcctgaggttttgaaatcaaatttgtggaaaaatacttcttacttgaaaactacattacttcaaaagggagccgtttctcacaatgttttttatatacTTCCAACTCTCCACCAtgactcaattcaattcaatttatttatttcatcacagattacaagtaaaaagtgaaaattgttttccctgtgtgcactaaaaagattaaaatttgatacttatagaaaaacaaaaaacattaaattttaaaaacacaaaattaattccaaaattaatataagcAACAAATAGGCTAGTTCAAGTTTTACAAAGAGAGAAACGTTATCAAAATCTCACCATCACTGAGTAAAATGGAAAACAACAACTACTACTAAGTTACCTTATAAAAAGTGAGTTAAAAAGATGAATAGCGCTGGGTAAAAAAGATAGTCTGAACCGGTTTGTGCGAGTAGAGAGAGAGAACGGTACCTTCCTGATGGGAGAATGTGAATGAATGAGTGAAGTGGGTGAGTTGGGTCCTGGGTTATAACTTTCAGTTTATTTACATACTGTTTGTCTAGGATTTCTCTCATGGGTTTTACTTCGAGACCTATTATCTTGCTGGCAACCTTGGTGATACGATCAATTTTCTTCTGATTTTTCACAGTTAGATTATTATACCAAACAATACAGCTAAAAGTAATGACAGACTGAATAATACTCTGGTAAAACAGGTGTAAAATCGAATCACGGACATTGAAAGATCGTAATTTCCTTAGAAAATAAAGCCTCTGATTTGCCTTGGCAcacattttttgagtatttttgttcCAGTCCAGTTTGTTATCTATAATTGTTTCAAGATATTTATATTCACTGACAATTTCGACTTCGTCATTCTTTATACAAACCGGATGAATACCCTGACGGATCTTACGAAAATCAAAAACAAGTTCTTTGGTTTTGGTTATATTCAAAGTGGGAAAGTTGTCATCACACCACTGGACAAAGCGCTCTATTTCAAGCCTATAATTAGTCTCGTTTTTGAGGATCAGCCCAGTCAAGGAAGTGTCATCGGCGTACTTAACAAGAGGGCAAGATTCACTGTTACTATTAAAGTCACTGGTGTACAAAGTAAAGAGGACTGGTGATAGTACACAACCCTGTGGCGCTCCAGTATTTGTGAAGATCAAGTCAGAGAAAGAAGTTCTGATCTTTACACGTTGGGGTCTAGCTCTCATGAAGTCACTGATCCACAGGCACAAGTGTGGATTGACGTGCATGTTCTGTAGCTTCTGAACCAACTTATGCGGTTGTAGTGTATTGAAGGCAGATGAGAAATCAAAAAATAGTGTTCTAACGTAAGTTTTAGGTTGATCAAGATGACACTGGATATTGTGTAATAGTGTTGTTACAGCGTCATCCACCCCTCGCTTTGTACAGAATGCAAACTGGCAAGGATCGGCAAAGATCTTGGTATGTGTCAGGAGAAGTTCTTTCACTGCTCTCAAAACATTTCATTACAAACGGGCCGGTAAGAACTACTGGCCGATAATCATTCCAGGCTGAAGGTTTGGCTATTTTTGGAATGGGGACAACATTTGACGATTTCCATAGTTTGGGAATGTGGTTTAGCATCAAGTGACCATTGAAACATTTCTCGAAAAACAGGTGACAGTTCTTTGTAGCACATTTTTAGAGTCTTTCCCGATCCCATCCGGGCCCTTTGCTTTGTTGGCTTCTAATTTCTTTAATGCGTTTTCAACGGTTTGCAAGCTGAGTTGGATTGCGTTTTCGGTGCTTGCATTGGATTCCAAAGTTCTGCAGATGTCGGTGTTTAAATCGCTAAAATCAGCAACATCAAAGCGACCGAAGAAAACATTCAGCTCATTTGCGAAATCGTGTAGCTTTTCCGGTGCAATGTTAATTGTCCTGTTCTTGAGACCACAACCGGTTATGGTTTTTAGACCCTACCAAGCCTTTTTGGGGTCCTTTAGACTAATTAAAGTTGTCCTCTATTTGTTTTCCGTACTTGCGTTTACCGTGTTTAATCAGCCTGGTAATTTCACGTTGAATCTTCCGTTTTTCTTGcacatcattattttcaacGGCTAGTACTTTCCGTTTTAAGAGGTTGCGTATCTCCTTTGTTATCCATGGCTTGTTGTTAGGATTAGAAATTTCGTTCTATTTCTGGAACAGTCAAATCTTCACAAAAAAGTATATACGCACTACAGCCTCAGTAGTCTCGTCGATTTCATTAAAGTCCATGAACACAGCCCAGTCAGTACATTCTAAACATGCTCTCAAGGTGTCGGTGTTTTCCTTTGTCCATTGTTTTACTTTAATAACGGAaggcttcttttgtttta contains:
- the LOC117301285 gene encoding kielin/chordin-like protein, translating into MHVCTIGAPAHCKINASVMFSQLMHTKQGKKESRKIGREKMIVSDVSLPAHALIDPEPFYNACLYDWCTCPMQDKCLYDVLSAYALGAREKGITLDWQRENDCAISCPRGAYYAECTPPCEVTCQSINSQEAQECVQSQCVPGCKCPAGMVLHDFECISISDCPEQ